Proteins found in one Sporichthya brevicatena genomic segment:
- a CDS encoding DnaJ C-terminal domain-containing protein has translation MTAMTWLEREYWSQPRPVVPASRPGGSAPALKTVPKTAPTPRFERQGSELVLVVPISATEAAHGALIKVPAPGTVVRLRVPPGTTSGRRFRVPRVSAPAPDGFGDLTVVVEVY, from the coding sequence ATGACAGCGATGACGTGGCTAGAACGGGAGTACTGGTCCCAGCCTCGCCCCGTCGTGCCCGCCTCCCGCCCGGGTGGCTCGGCGCCGGCGCTGAAGACCGTGCCGAAGACCGCACCGACACCGCGGTTCGAACGGCAGGGATCCGAACTGGTCCTCGTGGTGCCGATCTCGGCCACCGAGGCCGCGCACGGGGCTCTGATCAAGGTGCCCGCACCGGGCACGGTCGTTCGACTCCGGGTTCCCCCGGGGACGACGAGCGGCCGCCGGTTCCGGGTTCCGCGGGTGAGCGCTCCGGCGCCGGACGGATTCGGCGACCTCACGGTCGTCGTCGAGGTGTACTGA
- a CDS encoding branched-chain amino acid ABC transporter permease gives MQLDLVPEIVVLGLTVAALYGMLPVAIVLTYRISRTIAFVHGGIAIFGALTYAYLARGPAGTTAEDFGRNDPIVATKLALLLTIVGGAVVGVAFGALVMSRWMAELPGMTLTVVSIAGLLVIGNLSGYYIRPGGLSSTPSPFGDGGTRVGDVVVTNHRLAAFVLLCVLVAGLALFLSRTYTGLAIRAIADDVEASVWCGAKLRLIGTGVYGVSGAVAALAGAMYAAAVAEPVDGLLLLMVRGMLIAVVGGLRSLPLALAGAVVYGILETALVVGFFGEVTAGTREITLSCTLLALIVIAARFRRETFFLLERRQA, from the coding sequence GTGCAGCTGGATCTCGTCCCGGAGATCGTCGTCCTCGGCCTGACCGTGGCGGCGCTCTACGGCATGCTTCCGGTCGCGATCGTGCTGACCTACCGGATCAGCCGGACGATCGCGTTCGTCCACGGCGGCATCGCGATCTTCGGCGCGCTGACCTACGCCTACCTGGCGCGCGGCCCGGCCGGCACCACCGCGGAGGACTTCGGCCGCAACGATCCGATCGTCGCGACCAAGCTCGCGCTGCTGCTCACGATCGTCGGCGGGGCGGTCGTCGGCGTCGCGTTCGGGGCGCTGGTCATGTCCCGCTGGATGGCGGAGCTGCCCGGTATGACGTTGACGGTCGTCTCGATCGCGGGGCTGCTGGTCATCGGCAATCTGTCCGGCTACTACATCCGCCCGGGCGGGCTCTCGAGCACGCCGAGCCCGTTCGGGGACGGCGGGACGCGGGTCGGCGACGTCGTCGTCACGAACCACCGCTTGGCGGCGTTCGTCCTGCTGTGCGTGCTGGTCGCCGGGCTCGCCCTGTTCCTGTCCCGGACCTACACCGGGCTGGCCATCCGCGCGATCGCCGACGACGTGGAGGCGAGCGTCTGGTGCGGCGCCAAGCTCCGGCTGATCGGCACCGGGGTCTACGGCGTCTCGGGCGCGGTCGCCGCTCTCGCCGGCGCCATGTACGCCGCGGCCGTCGCCGAACCCGTCGACGGACTGCTCCTGCTGATGGTGCGCGGGATGCTCATCGCCGTCGTCGGCGGACTGCGGAGCCTGCCGCTGGCGCTCGCCGGGGCGGTCGTCTACGGCATCCTCGAGACGGCCCTGGTCGTCGGATTCTTCGGCGAGGTCACCGCGGGGACCCGCGAGATCACGCTGTCGTGCACGCTGCTGGCGCTGATCGTGATCGCGGCCCGGTTCCGGCGCGAGACGTTCTTCCTGCTCGAACGGCGGCAGGCGTGA
- a CDS encoding ATP-binding cassette domain-containing protein: MTSVAPDIFEGLETKSRPVVRAMSSPASLVLTGLLVAWGLWMADYRVFGLTAAIPVAILGLGLLVLQGWAREISLASAGVFASAMYYANWLDRDDQGKGLPWIVAALIAVAIATAFMAGLALVSGRLPTIYLVILTLGLQVTIEKTIYPIGYLSGGVSGGNGGAPLVNPRPEPLGLDLVDDRIFYFFALAWLAVVLVLLIRLRRSPAGLAFLVVGSNRQSAAALGIPPVRFRVLAFTLAGFLAGVGGVLGSMFYVTPPLFLGWDVETSLLLLCIPVLAGVDSMAAVIVVAAYLYVMPIELERWDIEQSFIASVALGFGALFGARGVGGRMQDLERRRRYGKRRQRTRRKRLATAVLRESAGLADENAGVLSPAERSACLEVLERWLPPRPESGTALRTTDVRLAFGPIRALTGASIEVPVGQMVGLIGPNGAGKTTLFDVVSGFTAPDSGTVELFGRDVTRTSAWDRSRLGMTRTFQNTRVIPELTAGDNICGGAWAAVRARTASFVAGRPSAWAALREAEEAGYAAARLLDVHTYWDERVGTLEFSARRRVEIARALVAGPRLLLLDEPAAGLDPASSSAMFSLIRRLHSDLGLSVLIVEHYVKAVLDSCDSVHVLAEGRVLATGTPAEIAANTEVQQRYLGTRLDYLDGLEPARD, from the coding sequence GTGACGAGCGTGGCCCCGGACATCTTCGAGGGGCTGGAGACCAAGTCCCGCCCGGTCGTGCGGGCGATGAGCAGTCCGGCCTCGCTGGTCCTCACCGGGCTGCTCGTCGCGTGGGGTCTGTGGATGGCGGACTACCGGGTCTTCGGGCTGACCGCCGCGATCCCGGTGGCGATCCTGGGCCTCGGCCTGCTCGTGCTGCAGGGCTGGGCGCGGGAGATCTCGCTCGCCTCGGCCGGGGTGTTCGCCTCGGCGATGTACTACGCCAACTGGCTCGACCGCGACGACCAGGGCAAGGGTCTGCCGTGGATCGTCGCGGCCCTGATCGCGGTCGCGATCGCCACCGCGTTCATGGCGGGCCTCGCGCTCGTCTCGGGGCGGCTGCCGACGATCTACCTCGTCATCCTCACTCTCGGCCTGCAGGTGACGATCGAGAAGACGATCTACCCGATCGGCTACCTGTCCGGCGGGGTCTCCGGCGGCAACGGCGGGGCGCCGCTGGTGAACCCGAGACCGGAGCCGCTCGGCCTCGACCTCGTCGACGACCGGATCTTCTACTTCTTCGCGCTCGCCTGGCTGGCGGTCGTTCTCGTGCTGCTCATCCGGCTGCGGCGCAGCCCGGCCGGGCTCGCCTTCCTGGTCGTCGGGTCGAACCGGCAGTCCGCGGCGGCGCTCGGCATCCCGCCCGTGCGGTTCCGGGTGCTGGCGTTCACCCTCGCCGGCTTCCTCGCCGGGGTCGGCGGCGTCCTCGGGTCGATGTTCTACGTGACGCCGCCGTTGTTCCTCGGCTGGGACGTCGAGACCTCGCTGCTGCTGCTCTGCATCCCGGTGCTCGCGGGCGTCGACTCGATGGCGGCCGTGATCGTCGTCGCCGCGTACCTGTACGTGATGCCGATCGAGCTCGAGCGCTGGGACATCGAGCAGAGCTTCATCGCCTCGGTCGCGCTCGGGTTCGGCGCGCTGTTCGGGGCACGCGGCGTCGGCGGGCGGATGCAGGACCTGGAACGCCGGCGGCGATACGGCAAGCGCCGGCAGCGGACCCGGCGCAAGCGTCTGGCGACCGCGGTGCTGCGGGAGTCCGCCGGGCTCGCGGACGAGAACGCCGGCGTCCTGAGCCCCGCCGAGCGCAGCGCGTGCCTCGAGGTGCTGGAGCGCTGGCTGCCGCCGCGGCCCGAGAGCGGGACCGCGCTGCGCACCACCGACGTCCGCCTGGCATTCGGGCCGATCCGCGCACTGACCGGGGCGAGCATCGAAGTGCCGGTCGGGCAGATGGTCGGGCTGATCGGTCCCAACGGCGCCGGCAAGACGACGCTGTTCGACGTCGTCTCCGGATTCACCGCGCCGGACTCCGGCACCGTCGAGCTGTTCGGTCGCGATGTCACCCGCACGAGTGCGTGGGACCGCTCGCGGCTCGGCATGACCCGGACGTTCCAGAACACGCGCGTCATCCCGGAGCTCACCGCCGGGGACAACATCTGCGGCGGGGCGTGGGCGGCGGTGCGGGCGCGGACCGCGTCGTTCGTCGCGGGTCGCCCGTCGGCGTGGGCCGCGCTGCGCGAGGCCGAGGAGGCCGGGTACGCGGCAGCGCGACTGCTCGACGTCCACACCTACTGGGACGAGCGGGTCGGGACGCTGGAGTTCTCCGCCCGGCGCCGGGTCGAGATCGCCCGCGCCCTGGTCGCCGGCCCCCGCCTGCTCCTGCTCGACGAGCCCGCGGCCGGGCTCGACCCCGCGTCGTCGTCGGCGATGTTCTCGCTGATCCGTCGGCTGCACAGCGATCTCGGGCTCTCGGTCCTGATCGTCGAGCACTACGTCAAGGCCGTGCTCGACAGTTGCGACTCCGTCCACGTCCTCGCCGAGGGACGCGTACTCGCGACGGGCACGCCGGCCGAGATCGCGGCGAACACCGAGGTGCAGCAGCGGTACCTCGGCACGCGCCTGGACTACCTCGACGGCCTGGAGCCCGCCCGTGACTGA
- a CDS encoding ABC transporter ATP-binding protein produces the protein MTDAILAVEDLVAGYGGQAVLHKVTLEVRPGEVVSLLGANGAGKSTLLKTIVGTVPVIGGYIRLDGVGISTWSPHRRVAAGIGLSPEGRRIFANLTTEENLLMGAASLPRARKRDGLGRAFALFPVLAERLNQKAGTLSGGEQQMVAIARAMMSAPKLLLVEEPSQGLAPVVVDSVYATLREIADDGVAVLVAEQFQQVHEDASDRILVIDKGTIVPDRHRSR, from the coding sequence GTGACTGACGCGATCCTCGCCGTGGAGGACCTGGTCGCCGGCTACGGCGGTCAGGCCGTGCTGCACAAGGTGACGCTCGAGGTCCGGCCCGGCGAGGTCGTCTCCCTGCTCGGCGCGAACGGTGCCGGGAAGTCGACGCTGCTCAAGACGATCGTCGGCACCGTCCCGGTGATCGGTGGCTACATCCGCCTCGACGGTGTCGGTATCTCGACGTGGTCACCGCACCGTCGCGTCGCCGCCGGCATCGGGCTCTCGCCCGAGGGCCGGCGCATCTTCGCCAATCTCACGACCGAGGAGAACCTGCTGATGGGCGCGGCCTCCCTGCCGCGGGCCCGCAAGCGCGACGGCCTCGGCCGCGCGTTCGCCCTGTTCCCCGTCCTCGCCGAGCGCCTGAACCAGAAGGCCGGCACGCTGTCCGGCGGCGAGCAGCAGATGGTCGCGATCGCCCGGGCGATGATGTCCGCCCCGAAGCTCCTGCTGGTCGAGGAACCCTCGCAGGGACTCGCCCCCGTCGTCGTCGACTCGGTCTACGCCACCCTGCGCGAGATCGCCGACGACGGCGTCGCCGTCCTCGTCGCCGAGCAGTTCCAGCAGGTCCATGAGGACGCCAGCGACCGGATCCTCGTCATCGACAAGGGCACGATCGTCCCCGACCGCCACCGGTCCCGCTGA
- a CDS encoding serine/threonine-protein kinase produces the protein MTAGAEPLTRTGWVHVVAGQRFGRDGRYLLLRLLGTGGMASVWVADDTVTGREVALKILSDSLALDPAFVARFAREAKLAASLDHPGVVRILNASVLDASVEDGDERPYLAMEYVPGGTLADRISTGGLDRWDLTALARDLLGTLTHLHDAGVLHRDLKPANVLLGTDGRVRLTDFGVAQLADGTRVTGTGELVGTQRYLAPEVLAGDPADVRSDLYSCGVLLAESAGDDVSPPVHALIARLTQDDPARRPSSAVEALALLAGGEPTSPIVAARPSIPAQARPAPPVPAPTLPVRSAPPVRTSAHTPPRMLIAGVAAAVVLVTAGVVLTSGKSEAPRDVPVPPQGSLSQQFDGLDAAIEAVRR, from the coding sequence ATGACCGCCGGCGCCGAACCGCTGACCCGCACCGGCTGGGTGCACGTCGTCGCCGGTCAACGCTTCGGCCGTGACGGCCGCTACCTGCTGCTGCGCCTGCTCGGCACGGGCGGGATGGCGTCGGTGTGGGTCGCCGACGACACGGTCACCGGGCGTGAGGTCGCGCTGAAGATCCTCTCGGACTCCCTCGCGCTCGACCCCGCCTTCGTCGCGCGGTTCGCGCGGGAGGCCAAGCTCGCCGCCTCGCTCGACCATCCGGGCGTGGTGCGGATCCTCAATGCTTCCGTGCTCGACGCCTCCGTGGAGGACGGCGACGAGCGGCCGTACCTGGCGATGGAGTACGTCCCCGGCGGCACGCTGGCCGACCGCATCTCCACCGGCGGCCTCGATCGTTGGGACCTCACGGCGCTCGCGCGGGACTTGCTCGGCACGCTGACCCACCTGCACGACGCCGGGGTGCTGCACCGCGACCTGAAACCGGCCAACGTCCTGCTCGGCACCGACGGCCGCGTCCGCCTCACCGACTTCGGCGTCGCACAGCTCGCGGACGGGACGCGTGTCACGGGCACCGGCGAGCTGGTCGGCACGCAGCGCTACCTCGCGCCCGAGGTGCTCGCCGGCGATCCGGCGGACGTCCGCAGCGACCTGTACTCGTGCGGGGTGCTGCTCGCCGAGAGCGCGGGCGACGACGTCTCGCCGCCGGTGCACGCGCTGATCGCCCGGCTCACGCAGGACGATCCCGCGCGCCGCCCGTCCTCGGCCGTCGAGGCGCTCGCCCTGCTCGCCGGCGGGGAACCGACGTCACCGATCGTCGCGGCGCGGCCGAGCATCCCGGCCCAGGCGCGGCCGGCGCCGCCGGTGCCGGCCCCGACCCTGCCGGTCCGCTCGGCGCCGCCGGTGCGGACCTCCGCGCACACCCCGCCGCGAATGCTGATCGCCGGCGTGGCGGCCGCGGTCGTGCTGGTCACGGCCGGTGTCGTGCTCACGTCCGGCAAGTCGGAAGCGCCCCGCGATGTCCCGGTTCCGCCGCAGGGATCGCTGTCGCAGCAGTTCGACGGACTCGATGCGGCGATCGAAGCGGTCCGTCGCTGA
- a CDS encoding DUF2277 domain-containing protein, which produces MCRNIRTLHNFAPPATPEEIAAAALQYVRKISGTTKPSAANAAAFERAVAAVTAASAQLLDELVTSAPPKDREVEAAKARARAAVRYGNA; this is translated from the coding sequence ATGTGCCGCAACATCCGGACCCTGCACAACTTCGCGCCACCCGCGACGCCGGAGGAGATCGCCGCCGCCGCCCTGCAGTACGTGCGCAAGATCAGCGGGACGACCAAGCCCTCGGCCGCCAACGCCGCCGCGTTCGAGCGCGCGGTCGCTGCGGTGACCGCCGCCTCGGCCCAGTTGCTCGACGAACTCGTCACCTCCGCGCCGCCGAAGGACCGCGAGGTCGAGGCCGCCAAGGCCAGGGCGCGCGCCGCGGTGCGGTACGGCAACGCGTGA
- a CDS encoding RecQ family ATP-dependent DNA helicase — MSPSAGEAALTQVLTSLAGPAARPRADQIEAVDALLTGRRVLLVQATGWGKSAVYWAAASALRAAGRGPTLVISPLLALMRDQVAAAERAGLRAATVNSANVDDWQAIFDDLAADRVDVLLVSPERLANPKFADRALPLLAGAGLLVIDEAHCISDWGFDFRPDYQRLTRLLARLTEGAPVLATTATANGRVTEDVAAQLGPTTLVLRGPLARATLKLSVVPGLGGVQRFAWVADALATLPGSGIVYGLTVDATTSLAEFLRSQGHNVAAYTGATPPEERARIEAALRANELKAVVATSALGMGYDKPDLGFCVHVGSPDSPVAYYQQVGRAGRALPPELAALGAVGVLLPAAESDPRIWDYFATATIPDPQAARQVLGLLDALAEAQGPDATMSVPAIEAETGLRRGRLEALLKTLHVDGAVERKGSGWCSTGTGWTYDAAKYDRIVEARRAEADLMRTYAAGHRCLMEVLTEALDDPAAGPCGRCSVCTGELPAPGAGPSPAALAAATRHLRGRHHVLEPRKIWPSGVARKGRLAGVEPGRAVAFADDPAWLELIAELAGPDADPSEELRTALVDVLKAWAKDWAERPVAVVPVPSRRRPRRVAGMAAHIAAVGRLPLLDVLTVSGPAPEADVASAARVSGLLAGLAVSPDAPALPDGPVLLVDDVSRTGWTLTVAAALLRDAGAGPVLPLVGHRLP, encoded by the coding sequence GTGAGTCCCTCCGCCGGCGAAGCGGCGCTGACGCAGGTCCTCACCTCCCTCGCCGGGCCCGCCGCCCGGCCGCGCGCGGACCAGATCGAGGCCGTCGACGCGCTGCTCACCGGGCGCCGCGTGCTGCTGGTGCAGGCGACCGGCTGGGGCAAGTCCGCCGTGTACTGGGCGGCCGCGTCCGCCCTGCGCGCCGCCGGCCGCGGGCCGACGCTCGTCATCTCGCCACTGCTCGCGCTGATGCGGGATCAGGTCGCCGCCGCCGAGCGGGCCGGGCTGCGCGCGGCCACCGTCAACTCCGCCAACGTCGACGACTGGCAGGCGATCTTCGACGACCTCGCCGCCGATCGCGTCGACGTCCTGCTCGTCTCGCCGGAGCGCCTGGCCAACCCGAAGTTCGCCGACCGCGCGCTGCCGCTGCTCGCCGGCGCGGGGCTGCTCGTCATCGACGAGGCGCACTGCATCTCGGACTGGGGCTTCGACTTCCGGCCCGACTACCAGCGCCTCACGCGGCTGCTCGCGCGCCTGACCGAAGGCGCTCCGGTGCTCGCGACGACCGCCACCGCCAACGGCCGCGTGACCGAGGACGTCGCCGCCCAGCTCGGCCCCACGACACTCGTGCTGCGCGGCCCGCTCGCCCGCGCCACCCTCAAGCTCTCGGTGGTCCCCGGCCTCGGCGGCGTGCAGCGCTTCGCGTGGGTCGCCGACGCGCTCGCCACGCTCCCCGGGTCGGGAATCGTCTACGGCCTGACCGTCGACGCCACCACCTCGCTCGCGGAGTTCCTGCGCAGCCAGGGCCACAACGTCGCCGCGTACACCGGCGCGACGCCGCCGGAGGAACGCGCCCGCATCGAGGCCGCGTTGCGCGCCAACGAGCTCAAGGCCGTGGTGGCCACCTCCGCCCTCGGCATGGGGTACGACAAGCCCGACCTCGGCTTCTGCGTCCACGTCGGGTCGCCGGACTCCCCCGTCGCGTACTACCAGCAGGTCGGCCGGGCCGGCCGCGCGCTGCCGCCGGAGCTCGCCGCCCTGGGCGCGGTCGGCGTGCTGCTGCCCGCGGCGGAGTCGGACCCGCGGATCTGGGACTACTTCGCGACCGCGACCATCCCCGACCCGCAGGCCGCCCGGCAGGTGCTCGGGCTGCTCGACGCGCTCGCCGAGGCGCAGGGACCCGACGCGACGATGTCCGTGCCGGCGATCGAGGCCGAGACCGGCCTGCGCCGTGGCCGCCTCGAGGCTCTGCTGAAGACGCTGCACGTCGACGGCGCCGTCGAGCGCAAGGGCTCCGGCTGGTGCTCGACCGGCACGGGCTGGACCTACGACGCCGCGAAGTACGACCGCATCGTCGAGGCCCGGCGCGCGGAGGCCGACCTGATGCGGACCTACGCCGCCGGCCACCGGTGCCTGATGGAGGTGCTGACCGAGGCCCTCGACGACCCGGCCGCGGGGCCGTGCGGGCGCTGCTCGGTCTGCACCGGCGAGCTCCCGGCCCCGGGCGCGGGGCCCTCACCCGCGGCGCTGGCCGCCGCGACCCGGCACCTGCGGGGGCGGCACCACGTCCTCGAGCCGCGCAAGATCTGGCCCTCCGGCGTCGCGCGCAAGGGCCGCCTCGCCGGGGTGGAGCCCGGCCGCGCGGTCGCGTTCGCCGACGACCCGGCGTGGCTGGAGCTGATCGCGGAGCTCGCCGGCCCGGACGCCGACCCGTCCGAGGAGCTGCGGACGGCGCTCGTCGACGTCCTCAAGGCGTGGGCGAAGGACTGGGCCGAGCGGCCCGTCGCCGTCGTCCCGGTACCGAGCCGGCGCCGGCCCCGTCGGGTCGCGGGGATGGCGGCGCACATCGCCGCGGTCGGGCGGCTCCCGCTGCTCGACGTCCTGACGGTCAGCGGTCCCGCGCCGGAGGCGGACGTCGCCTCGGCGGCCCGGGTCTCCGGCCTGCTCGCCGGGCTCGCGGTCTCCCCCGACGCACCCGCGCTGCCGGACGGACCCGTCCTGCTCGTCGACGACGTCAGCCGCACCGGCTGGACCCTCACCGTCGCGGCCGCGCTCCTGCGCGACGCCGGGGCGGGCCCGGTCCTTCCGTTGGTCGGTCACCGGCTGCCCTGA
- a CDS encoding GNAT family N-acetyltransferase, with product MALEIRALGEHDDAAAWQLSRLAFGGPVERPAARRPTPAAGAHALGAVDGGRLIGKAVGLEHAYFYGAHAVPAVGIAGVAIAPEYRGGGVLRELLGPVLAQARERGAAVSALFPTTAVPYRRLGWELTGVLRWTAVPTAALAAERRPANVTVRPAEESDVPAILGAYCAWAADGAGMLARTGPLFDHTPAAVLAGHDGFTVAEGPAGVEGYASWDRQGGYDEHGVLSVADLVAHTPRALTALLAMLGTWRSVAPTLHLRLRADDPAWLVTGLAGARTHSEQPWMLRLVDARAAFQARGWPHALAGSVDLDLADDLCPWNAGPHRLTLEGGRGTLTPGGDGTVHLGPGGLAAIYAGARTPAVLRRANLLSGGDERTDAFLTAATAGPAPSLLDYF from the coding sequence ATGGCCCTCGAGATCCGCGCACTCGGCGAGCACGACGACGCCGCGGCTTGGCAGCTCTCCCGACTGGCCTTCGGCGGGCCCGTGGAGCGACCGGCGGCCCGGCGGCCCACCCCGGCCGCGGGCGCACACGCGCTCGGTGCCGTCGACGGCGGGCGGCTGATCGGCAAGGCCGTCGGGCTCGAGCACGCGTACTTCTACGGCGCCCACGCCGTGCCGGCGGTCGGCATCGCCGGGGTGGCGATCGCCCCGGAGTACCGCGGCGGCGGCGTGCTGCGCGAACTCCTCGGCCCGGTGCTGGCGCAGGCCCGCGAACGCGGCGCGGCGGTGTCGGCGCTGTTCCCCACGACCGCGGTCCCCTACCGGCGGCTGGGGTGGGAGCTCACCGGCGTCCTGCGCTGGACGGCGGTGCCGACCGCGGCGCTGGCGGCCGAACGCCGACCCGCGAATGTGACGGTGCGTCCGGCGGAGGAGTCCGACGTCCCGGCGATCCTCGGCGCCTACTGCGCATGGGCCGCGGACGGCGCGGGCATGCTCGCGCGCACCGGGCCGCTGTTCGACCACACCCCGGCCGCCGTCCTCGCCGGCCACGACGGGTTCACGGTCGCCGAGGGCCCGGCCGGCGTCGAGGGCTACGCGAGCTGGGACCGCCAGGGCGGGTACGACGAGCACGGCGTCCTCTCGGTGGCCGACCTCGTCGCGCACACCCCGCGCGCCCTGACCGCACTGCTCGCGATGCTCGGGACCTGGCGCAGCGTCGCGCCGACCCTGCACCTGCGGCTGCGCGCCGACGACCCCGCGTGGCTCGTGACCGGTCTCGCCGGCGCCCGCACGCACTCCGAGCAGCCGTGGATGCTGCGCCTGGTCGACGCCCGCGCCGCGTTCCAGGCCCGCGGCTGGCCCCACGCCCTCGCCGGGTCGGTCGACCTGGACCTCGCCGACGACCTCTGCCCGTGGAACGCCGGGCCGCACCGCCTCACGCTCGAGGGCGGGCGCGGGACGCTCACCCCCGGCGGTGACGGCACCGTGCACCTCGGGCCGGGTGGGCTCGCCGCGATCTACGCCGGCGCCCGGACCCCGGCCGTCCTGCGCCGCGCGAATCTGCTCTCCGGCGGCGACGAACGCACCGACGCGTTCCTCACCGCCGCGACCGCGGGCCCCGCGCCGTCGCTGCTCGACTACTTCTGA